CAACAGAATTTTGTGGATCGATGAAAGATGTGGACggtttcttgcttcctttttgtTGATTGGTGTTTTTTCTCCAGAAGGGATACAATAGACAAGAACATTATTACAGTCACTATGGAGGATTAAAATCGATAAAATAAAGCTAGCAAAGAGGGCTGGTAAAACATAACACAATTTACATATAACATTTTGATGTTGGAATTCAACAGTGTCTAATGCTAAcatatttaaatttgaaaacaCTTCTATATATCACTGTCAATCAATTATAACAGCAGAAGGGACAAATTTATACTTCCTAACTGAATAAAAACAATGCAGCTTCTTCGTCCTCTTCACTGAGTAATTTATAATTCATCTGGCCCTTTTTTATACTCGCTTGGTCGGCCCCAGCTCAACGTCCTTGATACCTCCATTGGGATAATCACCTTCTGTCACGTACCTGGACCAAAACCAGTGCTGCTTCCAGACCATATGCATCTCTTCAATTGGTATGTTCTTAGTCTCAGGCAAGAAGAAGTATATGAAGATGGTCATTATCAGGACAAATCCCCCAAAGAAGAGGAACAGCCCAAACTTCATGTGACAAAGCATATTCAAGAACACTTGGGCCACCAGAAAAGTGAAGAGCATGTTCACTGAAACGTTAACACTCTGAGCAGCAGACCTGATCTCAAGTGGGAAAATCTCACTAGGCACCAGCCATCCAAGGGGTCCCCAAGACCAAGCAAATCCAGCGACGTATATGCATATGAACAGCACCACCACAACTGCATACCACTTTGGTAAATGGCCAGCAACTCCATTGACACCAAACTTCACACCGATGCAAATTGACACGATGATCTGCGAATCAAGCAAAGTTATTCAAGTGTTAaaaccagaaccagaaccgtTTTCTTCGATTCCAAAAGAGAATTAGGCATTAATTGGGTGATTTTTTTTCGGTGGGGGGCGGGGGGGTACCTGGCAGATGAGCATTTGTACGCCACCTTCAAGGAAAAGCGCTCTCCTACCCCATTTATCCACACCGTAAATCGAAACCATAGTTGCAACAACATTCACAATTCCAGTAATTACAGCAGACATAAGAGAAGCGTTGCTTTTAAATCCAATTGTTTGGAAAAGCACAGGAGCATAGAACATAATCACGTTAATCCCAGTAAACTGTTGAAAGAATGGAATGGCGATGGCCATCGTAAGTTGTGGCCTGTACTTCCTCTGCAAGATGTTCCTCCAGGGGTGTTCCACCATCTTGGAGGCCTCACTGGCTGCAACCAAGTCATTGAACTCTTCATCAACGTTGTCAATACCCCTGATTCTTATCAGCCTGGCTTTGGCTTCATTTGTTTGTCCGCGTTCGATCATTGAGTTAGGTGTCTCCGGAAGGATTAGTGATCCAACTGTTATGATCAGGGCCGGCACCATTGCACCTCCCAAACTCAGTCGCCAACCCCATCCGCCTTTAATTTTTGCAAAGAAGTAATTCAACACATTTGCCACCAGAATACCAATCGTGATGGACAATTGAAACCCAATGTTCAATGCGCCTCTGTACTTGTAGGGAGCCATTTCAGACAGGTACAAAGGCACAGACTGTAGAAAAGAAAACCAGTAAAAATGTCAATTTCATAACTGCTAGCTAACTTTTTACTCGTATATTTTCATCATACATTAAAATTACTGGAAAACAGATtcaaaaatgtcaaaaaaaataaaaaggatgcCGTGGTCTAAGGGACCTCATGTTCTCGTCGTATTTCGAGGAGGAGGACAACAATTTTATAATTGAAgccaagaaaaacagaaaagggGCCTTTCATTTTCAATTCAATTTGTCACTTTTTGCAAATATTAAACGCCGTTGCCATCACTGGTAACTAAGGTGGGGAGGTGAGGGCCCTCTGCAGAAGTCATATGCGAAGAAAAACGTGCACACCTACAAGTATCACCCAACCATttaccaagaaaaaaaatggtgtttcatttttttccacAACCATAAAAATGATGGATTGCTATTTTATTCAACTGAGTCGACCCCATGAAAGACTTGACTGAAAAATTCTACAGCTCATCAAATCTTGAATTTATACCAGTGTA
This portion of the Coffea arabica cultivar ET-39 chromosome 2e, Coffea Arabica ET-39 HiFi, whole genome shotgun sequence genome encodes:
- the LOC113730896 gene encoding sugar carrier protein C-like; this encodes MAGGGFVGPDGGKAYPGNLTLFVTVTCVVAAMGGLIFGYDIGISGGVTSMDSFLHKFFRSVYDKKNNDKSTNQYCKFDSETLTMFTSSLYLAALASSLVASTVTRRMGRKLSMLFGGVLFLAGALVNGFARKVWMLIVGRILLGFGIGFANQSVPLYLSEMAPYKYRGALNIGFQLSITIGILVANVLNYFFAKIKGGWGWRLSLGGAMVPALIITVGSLILPETPNSMIERGQTNEAKARLIRIRGIDNVDEEFNDLVAASEASKMVEHPWRNILQRKYRPQLTMAIAIPFFQQFTGINVIMFYAPVLFQTIGFKSNASLMSAVITGIVNVVATMVSIYGVDKWGRRALFLEGGVQMLICQIIVSICIGVKFGVNGVAGHLPKWYAVVVVLFICIYVAGFAWSWGPLGWLVPSEIFPLEIRSAAQSVNVSVNMLFTFLVAQVFLNMLCHMKFGLFLFFGGFVLIMTIFIYFFLPETKNIPIEEMHMVWKQHWFWSRYVTEGDYPNGGIKDVELGPTKRV